A single region of the Streptomyces sp. AM 4-1-1 genome encodes:
- a CDS encoding purine-nucleoside phosphorylase, with protein sequence MNASVIPDNIQGDPLAAATDAAARLRELTGVETHDVALVMGSGWAPAGDALGTPEAEFPVTALPGFPPPAVEGHVGLIRSYRIGSKRVLVFLGRTHYYEGRGVAAVAHGVRTAVAAGCGTVVLTNGCGGLREGMRPGQPVLISDHINLTATSPIVGANFVDLTDLYSPRLRALCREVDDSLEEGVYVQFTGPHYETPAEIGMVRAMGGDLVGMSTVLEAIAAREAGAEVLGISLVTNLAAGLSGEPLNHEEVLQAGRDSAARMGSLLARVLDRI encoded by the coding sequence GTGAACGCATCTGTTATTCCGGACAACATCCAGGGCGACCCGCTTGCCGCCGCCACCGACGCCGCCGCCCGCCTGCGCGAGCTGACCGGTGTCGAGACCCACGACGTCGCTCTCGTGATGGGCTCCGGCTGGGCGCCCGCGGGCGACGCGCTCGGCACCCCGGAGGCCGAGTTCCCGGTGACCGCGCTCCCGGGCTTCCCCCCGCCCGCCGTCGAAGGGCACGTCGGGCTGATCCGCTCGTACCGGATCGGCTCCAAGCGCGTCCTGGTCTTCCTCGGCCGCACGCACTACTACGAGGGCCGGGGGGTGGCCGCCGTCGCGCACGGCGTGCGCACCGCCGTGGCCGCGGGCTGCGGGACCGTCGTGCTGACCAACGGCTGCGGCGGGCTGCGCGAGGGAATGCGTCCCGGGCAGCCGGTGCTGATCAGCGACCACATCAACCTCACGGCGACCTCGCCGATCGTCGGCGCCAACTTCGTCGACCTGACCGACCTGTACTCGCCGCGGCTGCGCGCGCTGTGCAGGGAGGTCGACGACAGCCTCGAAGAGGGCGTGTACGTGCAGTTCACCGGCCCGCACTACGAGACCCCGGCCGAGATCGGCATGGTCAGGGCGATGGGCGGCGACCTGGTCGGCATGTCCACCGTGCTGGAGGCCATCGCGGCCCGCGAGGCCGGCGCCGAGGTGCTGGGCATCTCGCTGGTGACGAATCTGGCCGCCGGATTGTCCGGCGAACCCCTCAACCACGAGGAGGTCCTCCAGGCGGGGCGCGACTCGGCGGCCCGGATGGGGTCGCTGCTGGCCCGCGTGCTGGACCGCATCTGA
- a CDS encoding phospho-sugar mutase, whose amino-acid sequence MQHDHDDLVAQARAWQAEDPDPETRDELGALIASGDRDALGERFAGTLQFGTAGLRGELGAGPMRMNRAVVIRAAAGLAAYLKATGQGDGLVVIGYDARHKSADFASDTAAVMTGAGLRAAVLPRPLPTPVLAYAIRHLGAVAGVEVTASHNPPRDNGYKVYLGDGSQIVPPADAGIADAIASVGRLDEVPRPESGWQVLGDEVLAAYLARTDAVLAEGSPRTARTVHTALHGVGTAVLTAAFARAGFPAPVLVAEQAEPDPEFPTVAFPNPEEPGAMDLAFATARRADPAPDLIIANDPDADRCAVAVPDGDEDWRMLSGDEVGALLATHLVDRGATGVLAESIVSSSLLGRIAEKAGLGYEETLTGFKWIARADGLRYGYEEALGYCVDPDGVRDKDGITAALVMAELASTLKERGRTVLELLDDIAVEHGVHATGQLAVRVADLSLIADAMRKLRAHPPTTLAGLAVTSAEDLAEGTESLPPTDGLRYRLTGARVIVRPSGTEPKLKCYLEVVVPVTSAAGLPAARAKADELLTALKRDLAAAAGI is encoded by the coding sequence GTGCAGCACGATCACGACGACCTCGTCGCGCAGGCCAGGGCCTGGCAGGCCGAGGACCCCGATCCCGAGACCCGCGACGAGCTGGGCGCGCTGATCGCGTCCGGCGACCGGGACGCGCTCGGCGAGCGTTTCGCCGGGACGCTCCAGTTCGGTACGGCCGGGCTCCGCGGTGAGCTGGGGGCCGGGCCGATGCGGATGAACCGGGCCGTCGTCATCCGGGCCGCCGCCGGACTCGCCGCCTACCTCAAGGCCACCGGACAGGGCGACGGGCTCGTGGTCATCGGCTACGACGCCCGTCACAAGTCCGCGGACTTCGCGTCCGACACCGCCGCCGTGATGACCGGCGCCGGGCTGCGGGCGGCCGTGCTGCCGCGCCCCCTGCCCACCCCGGTGCTGGCGTACGCCATCCGGCACCTGGGCGCGGTCGCGGGCGTCGAGGTCACCGCGAGCCACAATCCGCCGCGCGACAACGGTTACAAGGTCTATCTCGGTGACGGCTCGCAGATCGTGCCCCCCGCCGACGCCGGGATCGCCGACGCCATCGCCTCGGTCGGCCGGCTCGACGAGGTGCCCCGGCCGGAGAGCGGCTGGCAGGTCCTCGGGGACGAGGTCCTGGCCGCGTACCTCGCCCGGACGGACGCCGTGCTCGCCGAGGGTTCGCCGCGTACCGCCCGTACCGTCCACACCGCGCTGCACGGCGTCGGCACGGCCGTCCTGACCGCCGCCTTCGCCCGGGCCGGCTTCCCCGCACCGGTGCTCGTCGCCGAGCAGGCGGAACCCGATCCCGAGTTCCCCACCGTCGCCTTCCCGAACCCGGAGGAGCCCGGCGCGATGGACCTCGCGTTCGCCACCGCCCGCCGCGCCGATCCGGCGCCCGATCTGATCATCGCCAACGACCCGGACGCCGACCGCTGCGCCGTCGCCGTGCCTGACGGCGACGAGGACTGGCGGATGCTCAGCGGCGACGAGGTGGGCGCGCTGCTCGCCACCCATCTGGTCGACCGGGGCGCCACCGGTGTGCTCGCCGAGTCGATCGTGTCGTCGTCGCTGCTCGGCCGGATCGCCGAGAAGGCCGGTCTGGGGTACGAGGAGACGCTGACCGGGTTCAAGTGGATCGCCAGGGCCGACGGGCTGCGGTACGGGTACGAAGAGGCGCTCGGCTACTGCGTCGACCCGGACGGGGTGCGCGACAAGGACGGCATCACGGCGGCGCTCGTGATGGCCGAGCTGGCGTCCACGCTGAAGGAGCGGGGCCGCACGGTCCTGGAACTCCTCGACGACATCGCCGTCGAGCACGGCGTGCACGCCACCGGGCAGCTGGCGGTGCGGGTGGCGGATCTGTCGCTGATCGCGGACGCCATGCGGAAGCTGCGCGCACACCCGCCGACCACGCTCGCGGGTCTGGCCGTCACGTCCGCCGAGGACCTGGCCGAGGGCACGGAGTCCCTGCCGCCCACGGACGGCCTGCGCTACCGGCTGACGGGCGCCCGGGTGATCGTCCGCCCGAGCGGCACCGAACCCAAGCTGAAGTGCTACCTGGAAGTGGTGGTCCCGGTCACCTCGGCGGCCGGACTGCCCGCGGCCCGCGCGAAGGCCGACGAACTGCTCACCGCGCTCAAGCGGGACCTGGCGGCCGCTGCCGGAATCTGA
- a CDS encoding PH domain-containing protein gives MTSPTPPTEPTYADRTFRSPAGLVGGGLTLLLVVLVGGDALIRGDGRVPWVALAGLLFAVPLIVAFTLRPVVSAGAERIRIRNPFRTITLPWTDVADVRAGYSSELFTNDGAKYQLWAVPVSLRQRKRAARRASRQSQDDPYGRTSVHADIRDKAARTAVADQAVLDLRELAERAGHTPDAPRTEASVRWAYEVIAPAVAGAVLLVVLLAIG, from the coding sequence ATGACGAGCCCCACTCCGCCCACCGAGCCGACCTACGCCGACCGGACCTTCCGGTCGCCCGCCGGGCTGGTCGGCGGTGGGCTGACACTTCTCCTCGTCGTCCTGGTCGGCGGCGACGCGCTGATCAGGGGCGACGGACGGGTTCCGTGGGTGGCACTGGCGGGACTGCTGTTCGCCGTACCGCTGATCGTCGCCTTCACCCTGCGCCCCGTGGTCTCCGCGGGGGCCGAGCGCATCCGCATCCGCAACCCGTTCCGCACGATCACGCTGCCGTGGACGGACGTCGCCGATGTGCGGGCCGGCTACTCCAGCGAGCTGTTCACGAACGACGGCGCCAAGTACCAGCTGTGGGCCGTCCCGGTCTCGCTGCGGCAGCGCAAGCGGGCCGCGCGGCGGGCGTCCCGGCAGTCCCAGGACGATCCGTACGGCAGGACGTCGGTGCACGCGGACATCCGCGACAAGGCCGCGCGCACCGCGGTCGCCGACCAGGCCGTGCTCGATCTGCGCGAACTCGCGGAGCGTGCGGGCCACACACCCGACGCGCCCCGCACGGAGGCGTCGGTCCGCTGGGCCTACGAGGTCATCGCACCGGCCGTCGCGGGCGCGGTGCTGCTCGTGGTGCTGCTCGCGATCGGCTGA
- the deoC gene encoding deoxyribose-phosphate aldolase — translation MPTTHAHAFADATASDSALRSFLHGLPGVDPVGLEARAASLGTRSIKTTAKAYAIDLAISMIDLTTLEGADTPGKVRALAAKAVHPDPTDRTTPRTAAVCVYPDMAATAVAALAGSGVKVASVATAFPAGRAALDVKLADVRDAVAAGADEIDMVIDRGAFLSGRYLKVYEEIVAVRAECGTARLKVIFETGELSTYDNIRRASWLGMLAGADFIKTSTGKVGVNATPANTLLMLEAVRDFRDRTGVRVGVKPAGGIRTAKDAIKFLVLVNETAGEDWLDNHWFRFGASSLLNDLLMQRQKLSTGRYSGPDYVTVD, via the coding sequence ATGCCCACCACCCACGCACACGCATTCGCCGACGCGACCGCGTCCGACAGTGCGCTGCGCAGCTTCCTGCACGGGCTGCCCGGCGTCGACCCCGTCGGCCTCGAAGCGCGCGCCGCGTCCCTCGGTACCCGTTCGATCAAGACGACGGCCAAGGCGTACGCGATCGACCTGGCCATCTCGATGATCGACCTGACGACGCTGGAAGGCGCGGACACCCCGGGCAAGGTCCGGGCGCTCGCGGCCAAGGCCGTCCATCCCGATCCGACCGACCGCACGACGCCGCGCACCGCCGCGGTCTGCGTCTATCCCGACATGGCGGCGACGGCCGTCGCCGCGCTGGCCGGGTCCGGCGTGAAGGTCGCGTCCGTCGCGACCGCCTTCCCGGCCGGGCGCGCGGCGCTCGACGTCAAGCTCGCGGACGTCCGCGACGCGGTGGCGGCCGGGGCCGACGAGATCGACATGGTGATCGACCGCGGCGCCTTCCTCTCGGGCCGCTACCTCAAGGTGTACGAGGAGATCGTCGCCGTCCGGGCCGAGTGCGGCACGGCCCGGCTGAAGGTCATCTTCGAGACCGGCGAGCTGTCCACGTACGACAACATCCGGCGTGCCTCCTGGCTCGGGATGCTGGCGGGCGCGGACTTCATCAAGACGTCGACCGGCAAGGTCGGGGTCAACGCCACTCCCGCGAACACCCTGTTGATGCTGGAGGCCGTGCGCGACTTCCGGGACCGTACGGGGGTGCGGGTCGGGGTGAAGCCCGCGGGCGGCATCCGGACCGCGAAGGACGCGATCAAGTTCCTCGTGCTGGTCAACGAGACGGCGGGCGAGGACTGGCTGGACAACCACTGGTTCCGCTTCGGCGCGTCGAGTCTGTTGAACGACCTGCTGATGCAGCGTCAGAAGCTCAGCACCGGCCGGTACTCCGGCCCCGATTACGTGACGGTGGACTGA
- a CDS encoding aldehyde dehydrogenase family protein, which produces MTSAFEYAPAPESRSVVDIAPSYGLFIDGEFTEAADGQVFKSVSPSTEEVLSEVARAGAADVDRAVKAARRAFEKWSALPGSERAKYLFRIARIIQERSRELAVLETLDNGKPIRETRDADLPLVAAHFFYHAGWADKLDHAGYGANPRPLGVAGQIIPWNFPLLMLAWKIAPALATGNTVVLKPAETTPLSALFFADVCRQAGLPKGVVNILTGYGDAGAALVEHPDVNKIAFTGSTAVGKAIARQVAGTDKRVTLELGGKGANIVFDDAPIDQAVEGVVTGIFFNQGQVCCAGSRLLVQESVQDELLDALKRRLTTLRLGDPLDKNTDIGAINSAEQLSRITALAETGEAEGAERWSAPCELPSAGYWFAPTLFTGVTQAHTIARDEIFGPVLSVLSFRTPDEAVAKANNSQYGLSAGIWTEKGSRILAVANKLRAGVVWANTFNKFDPTSPFGGYKESGHGREGGRHGLEAYLAPSSPKGEH; this is translated from the coding sequence ATGACATCAGCGTTCGAGTACGCGCCCGCTCCGGAGTCGCGTTCGGTCGTCGACATCGCCCCGTCGTACGGCCTGTTCATCGACGGCGAGTTCACCGAGGCGGCCGACGGCCAGGTGTTCAAGTCGGTCAGCCCCTCGACCGAGGAGGTGCTGTCCGAGGTCGCCCGGGCGGGCGCCGCCGACGTCGACCGGGCCGTGAAGGCGGCCCGCAGGGCGTTCGAGAAGTGGTCGGCGCTGCCCGGTTCCGAGCGCGCCAAGTACCTGTTCCGGATCGCCCGGATCATCCAGGAGCGCTCCCGCGAGCTGGCCGTCCTCGAAACCCTGGACAACGGCAAGCCGATCAGGGAGACCCGTGACGCGGACCTCCCGCTGGTCGCGGCGCACTTCTTCTACCACGCGGGCTGGGCCGACAAGCTCGACCACGCGGGCTACGGCGCGAACCCGCGTCCGCTGGGTGTCGCCGGGCAGATCATCCCGTGGAACTTCCCGCTCCTGATGCTGGCGTGGAAGATCGCCCCGGCCCTCGCCACCGGCAACACCGTGGTGCTGAAGCCGGCCGAGACCACCCCGCTCTCCGCGCTGTTCTTCGCGGACGTCTGCCGCCAGGCGGGGCTGCCGAAGGGCGTCGTCAACATCCTGACGGGGTACGGCGACGCGGGCGCCGCGCTCGTGGAGCACCCGGACGTGAACAAGATCGCGTTCACCGGTTCGACCGCCGTCGGCAAGGCCATCGCCCGCCAGGTCGCGGGCACCGACAAGCGCGTCACGCTCGAACTCGGCGGCAAGGGCGCCAACATCGTCTTCGACGACGCGCCGATCGACCAGGCCGTCGAGGGCGTCGTCACGGGCATCTTCTTCAACCAGGGCCAGGTCTGCTGCGCGGGCTCACGTCTCCTCGTACAGGAATCCGTGCAGGACGAGCTGCTGGACGCGCTCAAGCGCCGGCTCACCACGCTCCGGCTCGGCGACCCGCTGGACAAGAACACGGACATCGGCGCCATCAACTCGGCGGAGCAGCTGTCCCGGATCACCGCGCTCGCCGAGACCGGTGAGGCGGAGGGCGCGGAGCGCTGGTCGGCTCCGTGCGAACTGCCGTCGGCGGGCTACTGGTTCGCGCCGACCCTGTTCACCGGTGTCACACAGGCGCACACCATCGCCCGCGACGAGATCTTCGGCCCGGTGCTGTCGGTGCTGTCGTTCCGTACCCCGGACGAGGCGGTCGCCAAGGCCAACAACAGCCAGTACGGCCTGTCGGCCGGCATCTGGACGGAGAAGGGCTCCCGCATCCTCGCGGTGGCGAACAAGCTCCGGGCGGGCGTCGTCTGGGCCAATACGTTCAACAAGTTCGACCCGACCTCGCCCTTCGGCGGCTACAAGGAGTCGGGTCACGGCCGCGAGG